From the Lathyrus oleraceus cultivar Zhongwan6 chromosome 4, CAAS_Psat_ZW6_1.0, whole genome shotgun sequence genome, one window contains:
- the LOC127076603 gene encoding probable polygalacturonase At3g15720, with protein MQGFIIYVLFFSFISPCLCTRLNVGTTNDIYNVMQYGAIGDGKSDDTQAFSKAWSSACTSSGMSTLVIPSEKSFMVTRVNFSGPCNAKILIQMEGRIVAPSKEDWKGAANLISMEYLNGLIVDGNGHGEVYGNGATWWKCRTCFRPGVLFFHACNGLNVRNLKISDSPKTHVYVNQCDGATFTRVSINSPATSPNTDGFGISYSTNILIQDSDIKSGDDCIAVNDGSTFINATRVTCGPGHGISVGSLGRNRTTEKVSDVHVRNCTFTGTANGARIKTVEGGSGYAKQISFEQIILVNVKNPIIIDQKYDPAIRDTSVLVSSVTYRGFTGTSATDVAIDLDCSSSGCYGIVLDENNIVSAQPGKKTSAFCRNAHGAATHTIPNVLCLSK; from the exons ATGCAAGGATTCATCATTTATGTTTTGTTTTTTAGTTTTATTTCACCTTGTCTATGTACAAGGTTGAACGTTGGAACTACAAATGATATTTATAATGTAATGCAATATGGTGCAATTGGTGATGGCAAATCTGATGATACACAA GCATTTTCAAAAGCATGGAGTAGTGCATGTACATCAAGTGGGATGTCAACATTAGTTATACCTTCTGAAAAATCATTCATGGTCACTAGAGTAAATTTTAGTGGTCCTTGCAATGCGAAAATTCTCATTCAG ATGGAAGGGCGAATAGTTGCACCTTCTAAAGAAGATTGGAAAGGTGCGGCGAATTTGATTTCGATGGAATATTTAAACGGACTTATCGTCGATGGCAATGGCCATGGAGAAGTCTATGGGAATGGTGCTACTTGGTGGAAATGTCGAACTTGTTTTCGACCTGGG GTGTTGTTTTTTCATGCATGCAATGGTCTTAATGTTCGTAACTTGAAGATCAGTGATAGTCCAAAAACTCATGTATATGTTAATCAATGCGATGGTGCAACATTCACTCGTGTATCTATTAATTCTCCTGCTACTAGTCCTAACACTGATGGGTTTGGCATTTCTTATTCTACTAATATCTTGATACAAGACTCCGATATAAAATCCGGTGATGATTGTATTGCCGTCAACGACGGTTCCACTTTTATCAATGCTACTCGAGTTACTTGTGGACCAGGTCATGGGATAAG CGTTGGTAGCCTCGGTAGAAATAGAACTACAGAAAAAGTTTCCGATGTTCATGTGCGGAATTGCACTTTCACTGGAACTGCAAATGGAGCAAGAATCAAGACAGTTGAA GGTGGATCAGGTTATGCAAAACAGATTAGTTTTGAACAAATCATCCTTGTGAATGTTAAGAACCCTATAATTATAGATCAAAAATATGATCCTGCTATTCGG GATACATCTGTGTTGGTGAGTTCTGTGACGTATCGAGGATTTACCGGAACTTCTGCAACCGATGTAGCCATTGATTTAGATTGTAGCTCATCTGGTTGTTACGGCATTGTATTGGATGAAAACAACATTGTCTCAGCTCAACCAGGAAAAAAGACTTCGGCTTTTTGTAGAAATGCTCATGGAGCTGCTACACATACTATTCCAAATGTTCTTTGTCTATCTAAATAA
- the LOC127076604 gene encoding uncharacterized protein LOC127076604: protein MIIQAFHASSSSCYFNSHLQSCSTKRFPSKKSLKLNCSTASDGDKNDYLLDAPVSVGDGFSFSGGKYSDGPNPSDEWFKQGKMVKAYSIPGTGEKAKDPIFGLTMGNSSQASGDRFRWFCVESGNADNPSVILVHGFPSQAYSYRKVLPVLSKDYHAVTFDWLGFGFSDKPQPKYGFDYTLDEYVSSLESLIDELGVTKVSLVVQGYFSPVVVKYASNHKEKINNLILINPPLTAQHAKLPPTLSIFSNFLLGEIFSQDPLRASDKALTSSGPYKMKEEDAMVYRRPYLISGSSGFALNAITRTMKKDLKRYVEDMQRILTDKSWNVRTTICWGQRDRWLSYDGVEDFCKSSNHKLVEVPRAGHHAQEDCGEELGQLINGILRKKN, encoded by the exons ATGATCATTCAAGCTTTTCACGCTTCTTCTTCGTCTTGTTACTTCAATTCCCACCTTCAATCTTGTTCCACCAAGCGTTTCCCTTCAAAAAAGTCTCTGAAGCTCAACTGTAGTACAGCTTCAGATGGAGACAAA AATGATTATCTTCTCGATGCTCCTGTTTCTGTTGGCGATGGTTTCTCTTTCAGTGGAG GAAAATATTCAGATGGACCAAATCCAAGTGATGAATGGTTTAAGCAAGGGAAAATG GTTAAAGCCTATTCAATTCCTGGAACGGGTGAAAAGGCAAAAGATCCAATTTTCGGGCTAACAATGGGGAATAGTTCTCAAGCCAGCGGCGATCGTTTCAG ATGGTTTTGTGTTGAAAGCGGAAATGCTGATAATCCGTCTGTCATATTAGTTCATGGCTTCCCTTCGCAG GCATATTCGTATCGCAAAGTTCTCCCGGTACTCTCAAAGGACTATCATGCTGTAACATTTGATTGGCTAG GATTTGGGTTTTCTGATAAGCCTCAACCCAAATATGGGTTTGACTACACCCTTGACG AATATGTGTCATCATTGGAATCACTTATTGATGAACTTGGTGTTACTAAAGTCTCACTTGTTGTCCAA GGATATTTTTCACCAGTTGTAGTGAAGTACGCCAGCAATCACAAAGAAAAGATTAACAACTTAATACTCATTAATCCACCG TTAACAGCTCAACATGCCAAGcttccaccaacattgtccatATTCAGCAACTTTCTCTTAGGTGAAATATTTTCACAG GATCCATTGAGGGCCAGTGACAAAGCTCTGACAAGCTCTGGACCTTACAAAATGAAAGAAGAAGATGCAATGGTCTATAGAAGACCCTATCTCATATCTGGATCCTCAGGCTTTGCATTGAATGCAATTACCAGGACCATGAAGAAAGACCTCAAG AGGTATGTAGAGGATATGCAGAGAATACTTACCGACAAAAGTTGGAATGTTCGAACAACGATATGTTGGGGTCAGAGAGATCGCTGGTTAAGCTACGATGGAGTAGAAGACTTCTGCAAAAGTTCCAATCATAAACTTGTTGAAGTTCCAAGG GCTGGACATCACGCACAGGAAGATTGCGGAGAAGAACTCGGACAACTTATTAATGGAATATTAAGAAAAAAGAACTAA
- the LOC127076606 gene encoding uncharacterized protein LOC127076606, which produces MALQFVKQHHLRGLQSETTLTFLSLLRNLKLPGTVRWVSGELPVKSSFRSYATAKSERIIPIKKKKRLDEVCLERYQQYSRSIIQSWILQGKVYVNGKVINKAGTPVSEKSVVEIMAEIPKYVCRAGHKLEGAIEQLGVDVAGKVALDSGLSTGGFTDCLLQYGASHVYGVDVGYGQVAEKIRTDERVSIIERTNLRYLKELPQNVDLVTLDLSFISILTVMPAVVNVMKEDAALVTLVKPQFEARRSQVGKGGIVKDPLVHQEVLEKITKGVESFGFCSKGWIESPLKGAEGNTEFLVHFSRITKGSNKHEEIKEESKLDDAFLQSSEKK; this is translated from the exons ATGGCGCTACAGTTTGTGAAACAGCACCACTTACGAGGTTTACAGAGCGAGACAACCTTAACTTTCCTTTCATTGTTACGAAATCTGAAGCTCCCAGGAACAG TGAGATGGGTCAGTGGTGAATTACCAGTTAAGTCTTCCTTTAGAAGCTATGCCACTGCAAAATCCGAGAGGATTATACCAATCAAAAA GAAAAAGAGGCTGGATGAAGTATGCCTTGAAAGGTATCAGCAATATAGTCGATCCATCATCCAGTCGTGGATTCTGCAAG GAAAAGTATATGTGAACGGGAAGGTGATTAATAAAGCCGGTACCCCTGTTTCTGAAAAATCTGTTGTCGAGATAATGGCTGAAATTCCGAAATATGTATGTAG AGCTGGACATAAGCTGGAAGGTGCCATTGAACAGCTGGGTGTCGATGTTGCTGGTAAAGTTGCTCTTGATTCTGGGCTGTCTACTGGAGGATTTACCGATTGCTTACTTCAGTATGGCGCATCACATGTTTATGGGGTTGATGTTGGTTACGGACAG GTAGCAGAAAAAATTCGAACAGATGAACGCGTGTCTATTATAGAGCGGACAAATTTAAGATATCTCAAAGAACTCCCACAAAATGTTGATTTGGTGACCCTAGACCTCTCTTTCATCTCTATTCTTACG GTCATGCCTGCCGTGGTAAATGTAATGAAGGAAGATGCTGCATTAGTGACATTGGTTAAACCGCAATTTGAAGCTCGGAGATCTCAA GTGGGAAAGGGAGGGATAGTGAAAGATCCTCTAGTCCATCAAGAG GTTCTTGAGAAGATTACAAAGGGAGTTGAAAGCTTTGGTTTCTGCAGCAAAGGTTGGATTGAGTCTCCTCTCAAAGGTGCTGAGGGTAATACAGAATTTCTAGTTCACTTCAGCAGAATCACCAAAGGTTCTAATAAACATGAAGAAATTAAAGAAGAATCTAAGCTCGATGATGCATTTCTTCAATCTTCAGAGAAGAAGTAG
- the LOC127076607 gene encoding ubiquitin-like-conjugating enzyme ATG10 produces the protein MDIKEPVKNKIPWDGTLSLNDFTLSAFTFSDKWKLFNPFFPPWLWTTCPKHHLGSSHKMEGYLSLRNVCVVKSSEEEESNRSLTRKESNISQTEEPFDDATLVCPEDEVNHYDFHIIYSPSYRVPVLYFRSYHSDGQPLPFSEIEKDLPGHSAELLLESKWTFITQEEHPYLNRPWYKLHPCGTSEWMKLLLCGGDTSLNNNLVQQYLVSWFSVVGQVVGLKTPLGMLDNIVSNNSQIK, from the exons ATGGACATTAAAGAACCAGTTAAGAACAAAATTCCTTGGGATGGGACTCTTTCTCTAAATGATTTTACCCTTTCTGCTTTTACATTTTCTGACAAGTGGAAATTGTTTAATCCTTTCTTTCCTCCATGGTTGTGGACTACTTGTCCAAAACATCATTTGGGTTCTTCTCATAAG ATGGAAGGATACTTATCACTCAGGAATGTGTGCGTTGTCAAATCAAGTGAG GAAGAAGAGAGCAATAGGAGTCTTACAAGGAAAGAGAGCAACATCTCACAAACAGAAGAGCCTTTTGATGATGCAACTTTAGTTT GTCCAGAGGATGAAGTAAACCACTATGATTTTCACATTATATACAGTCCTTCCTATAGAGTTCCAGTGCTGTATTTCCGTTCATATCATAGTG ATGGACAACCTTTGCCCTTCAGTGAAATTGAAAAAGACCTTCCGGGTCATTCTGCAGAGTTGCTTCTAGAATCCAAATGGACATTTATAACTCAAGAG GAGCACCCCTATTTGAATAGGCCATGGTACAAGCTACACCCTTGTGGGACTAGTGAATGGATGAAACTACTCCTATGTGGTGGTGATACATCTTTGAATAACAACTTAGTTCAACAATATTTAGTTTCTTGGTTCTCTGTTGTTGGGCAAGTTGTTGGTCTTAAAACTCCTTTGGGAATGCTGGATAATATAGTTTCAAATAATTCTCAGATAAAATGA